One region of Mesobacillus boroniphilus genomic DNA includes:
- a CDS encoding NupC/NupG family nucleoside CNT transporter, which translates to MNILWGLIGIAVVLGIAFIFSNNKKSINLRTILGGLAIQFIFAFLVLKWETGKLLLKQLSLGVNEIVNYTDAGVQFLFGGLFQAENIGFVFAFQVLTVVIFFSSLISVLYYLGIMQVVIKILGGALSKLLGTSKAESLSAAANIFVGQTEAPLVVKPYIAKMTQSELFAIMVGGLASVAGSVLIGYSLLGVPLEYLLAASFMAAPAGLIMAKIMIPETEKSESSDELKMEKDTDSVNVIDAAAKGASTGLQLALNIGAMLLAFIALIALINGLLGFVGGFFGAGNITLETILGFVFAPLAFAIGVPWDEAVKAGGFIGQKLILNEFVAYSSFAPQIEQLSAKTVAIISFALCGFANVSSMGILLGGLGSLAPNRRGDIARMGVRAVVAGMLASLLSAAMAGMLL; encoded by the coding sequence ATGAATATCTTATGGGGTTTAATAGGGATTGCTGTCGTGTTGGGAATTGCTTTTATTTTCTCGAATAACAAAAAATCAATCAATTTAAGGACAATCTTAGGTGGGTTGGCAATCCAATTCATTTTTGCATTCTTAGTATTGAAATGGGAAACAGGTAAGCTCTTACTGAAACAGCTTTCACTTGGGGTCAACGAAATCGTCAACTATACCGACGCTGGTGTGCAATTCCTGTTCGGCGGATTGTTCCAGGCAGAAAATATTGGCTTTGTATTCGCTTTCCAAGTACTAACAGTTGTTATTTTCTTCTCTTCTTTAATTTCTGTGCTTTACTACCTGGGAATTATGCAGGTAGTTATCAAGATCCTGGGCGGCGCGCTTTCTAAATTGCTGGGCACAAGCAAGGCTGAATCACTTTCAGCAGCAGCTAACATTTTCGTAGGCCAGACAGAAGCACCGCTTGTTGTTAAGCCTTATATCGCGAAAATGACTCAGTCAGAATTATTTGCAATCATGGTTGGAGGACTGGCTTCTGTTGCAGGTTCCGTATTGATTGGGTACTCATTATTAGGTGTTCCGTTAGAATACTTGCTTGCAGCAAGCTTCATGGCTGCTCCGGCAGGTTTGATAATGGCTAAAATCATGATTCCCGAAACAGAAAAATCTGAGTCGTCTGATGAACTGAAGATGGAAAAAGACACGGATTCAGTCAACGTAATCGATGCTGCAGCTAAGGGTGCCAGCACAGGTCTTCAGTTGGCATTGAATATCGGTGCCATGTTGCTTGCCTTCATTGCATTGATTGCTTTGATCAATGGGCTGCTTGGATTCGTTGGTGGATTCTTCGGAGCTGGAAACATAACTCTTGAAACAATCCTTGGCTTTGTATTCGCGCCACTCGCTTTCGCTATCGGCGTACCTTGGGATGAAGCTGTAAAAGCTGGCGGATTCATTGGTCAAAAATTAATCTTGAATGAATTTGTAGCTTACTCTTCATTTGCACCGCAAATTGAACAATTATCTGCAAAAACTGTTGCAATCATCAGCTTTGCGCTTTGTGGATTCGCAAACGTATCCTCAATGGGTATCTTGCTTGGCGGACTTGGAAGCCTTGCGCCAAACCGTCGCGGGGACATCGCTAGAATGGGTGTAAGAGCTGTTGTCGCAGGTATGCTTGCATCACTTTTAAGTGCAGCAATGGCAGGTATGCTTTTATAA
- a CDS encoding NRDE family protein, protein MCLILFAYKAHPKYKLIVAANRDEAYARETAPANFWEEAPELLAGRDLEKMGTWMGVTTSGKFAALTNYRDPSEQTIEKRTRGELVADFLKGTVNPQAYLMEMANRSQEYPGYNLLAGNLEELYYFSNRGGPMQKIEPGIYGVSNHLLNTAWPKVERGKEGLASIISEDHSDLVDRLFAHLENADPAPDHLLPSTGVSLEWERLLSPMFIKSEGYGTRSSTVILMNDREIYFNERVHIKEKRSNQEFSITM, encoded by the coding sequence ATGTGTTTGATTTTATTTGCCTACAAAGCGCATCCGAAGTATAAGTTGATTGTCGCTGCAAATAGGGATGAGGCATATGCCCGCGAAACTGCGCCAGCGAATTTTTGGGAAGAAGCACCAGAGCTGCTCGCCGGCCGTGATCTTGAAAAAATGGGAACCTGGATGGGGGTGACAACTTCAGGCAAGTTTGCCGCCCTGACCAATTATCGAGACCCAAGTGAACAGACCATTGAAAAAAGAACCCGCGGGGAGCTTGTAGCAGATTTTCTGAAAGGGACAGTCAATCCCCAGGCCTATTTAATGGAGATGGCCAATCGCAGTCAGGAATATCCTGGTTATAATCTTTTAGCAGGGAATTTGGAGGAGCTATATTATTTTTCCAACCGTGGAGGACCCATGCAAAAAATTGAGCCTGGCATCTATGGTGTCAGCAACCACCTGCTTAATACGGCCTGGCCAAAAGTAGAACGAGGGAAAGAGGGCCTTGCCAGCATCATTTCTGAAGACCATTCAGATTTGGTTGACCGATTATTTGCCCATTTGGAAAATGCCGATCCCGCTCCGGACCATCTGCTGCCATCGACAGGAGTCTCTCTGGAGTGGGAACGTTTACTGTCACCGATGTTCATCAAAAGTGAGGGATACGGGACAAGAAGCTCGACCGTCATTTTAATGAATGACAGAGAAATCTATTTCAATGAACGGGTTCATATAAAAGAGAAGCGTTCAAACCAGGAATTTTCAATTACTATGTAA
- a CDS encoding NAD(P)H-dependent flavin oxidoreductase, translating to MDFPQLKIGHMVPRVPIMQGGMGVGISLSGLASAVANAGGIGIISGTGITVEEMRLHIRKARKLTQGTGYIGVNVLFAMNDFAEKMKAALDEKVDFIISGAGISRDMYSWGKQAGIPVISIVSSAKLAKISERLGAAAVVVEGFEAGGHLGTDKPLFDILPDIVESVSIPVIAAGGIMTGADIAKAFSLGASGVQMGTRFVASDECDAPQSFKEKYVSATEKDILLVKTTVGLHGRAIANHFTKLITTSDKLRIKKCRDCLKNCSYQFCTLDSLLTSVAGDVENGLVFAGSRVSEIKEILPVRTIMENLRTEFKAAAQSFA from the coding sequence ATGGATTTCCCACAGCTTAAAATTGGCCATATGGTTCCAAGAGTCCCAATAATGCAAGGCGGAATGGGGGTAGGAATCTCGCTCAGCGGATTGGCATCAGCGGTTGCAAACGCAGGTGGAATTGGCATCATTTCCGGAACGGGGATTACGGTTGAAGAAATGCGACTACATATCAGGAAAGCCAGGAAGCTTACACAGGGTACCGGGTACATTGGTGTAAACGTATTGTTCGCGATGAATGATTTTGCTGAAAAAATGAAGGCCGCACTAGATGAAAAAGTTGATTTCATCATATCAGGAGCAGGGATATCAAGAGATATGTATTCATGGGGAAAGCAAGCTGGTATCCCGGTTATATCAATTGTCTCCTCTGCCAAGTTAGCTAAAATCTCGGAACGCCTGGGAGCTGCTGCTGTGGTAGTTGAAGGATTTGAGGCAGGAGGTCATCTTGGTACTGACAAGCCTCTTTTTGATATCCTTCCTGATATTGTTGAGTCTGTGTCCATCCCGGTAATCGCTGCCGGAGGAATCATGACTGGTGCTGATATCGCGAAAGCTTTTTCTCTTGGAGCTTCCGGCGTTCAAATGGGCACAAGGTTTGTGGCCAGCGATGAATGTGACGCTCCTCAAAGCTTCAAGGAGAAATACGTGTCCGCCACTGAAAAAGACATATTGCTGGTGAAAACCACAGTGGGTCTGCATGGTCGGGCCATTGCCAATCACTTTACCAAGCTAATCACCACCTCAGATAAACTAAGGATCAAAAAATGTCGTGATTGCCTGAAAAATTGCTCCTATCAATTTTGTACACTAGACTCTCTGCTTACCTCCGTTGCTGGCGATGTAGAGAATGGCCTGGTATTCGCTGGATCAAGGGTAAGTGAAATTAAAGAAATCCTCCCTGTCCGAACAATCATGGAAAATTTAAGAACAGAATTTAAAGCAGCCGCTCAAAGCTTTGCTTAA
- a CDS encoding aldo/keto reductase: MPQNLQDTTTLHNGVKMPWFGLGVFKVQEGSEVVESVKAALRNGYKSIDTAAVYRNEEGVGQAIKEAGVPREELFITTKVWNSDQGYESTLQAFETSMEKLGLNYLDLYLIHWPVAGKYKETWKALEKLYKDGQVRAIGVSNFHVHHLKDLMADAEIKPMVNQVEYHPHLAQTELLEFCKAEGIQMEAWSPLKQGELLSEPTIAEIAEKHKKSPAQVILRWDLQNEVVTIPKSIKEHRIIENANIFDFELSADDMDRLNSLNKNERVGPDPDNFDF; this comes from the coding sequence ATGCCACAAAATCTCCAAGATACAACAACATTACATAATGGTGTCAAGATGCCATGGTTTGGCCTTGGTGTGTTCAAGGTCCAGGAAGGATCCGAAGTTGTAGAATCTGTTAAAGCAGCGCTTAGAAATGGCTACAAGAGTATCGACACCGCAGCGGTTTATAGGAATGAGGAAGGCGTAGGACAGGCGATTAAGGAAGCTGGTGTTCCTCGTGAAGAGTTGTTTATCACGACGAAGGTCTGGAATTCTGACCAAGGTTATGAATCAACACTCCAGGCATTCGAGACGAGCATGGAAAAGCTTGGCCTTAATTATCTGGACCTTTACCTGATTCACTGGCCGGTTGCAGGCAAATATAAAGAAACCTGGAAGGCACTCGAAAAGCTTTATAAGGATGGACAAGTCCGCGCAATTGGCGTGAGTAACTTCCATGTTCATCATCTTAAAGATTTGATGGCTGATGCTGAAATAAAGCCAATGGTCAACCAGGTTGAATACCATCCGCATCTTGCGCAGACTGAGCTGCTTGAATTCTGCAAAGCCGAGGGCATCCAAATGGAAGCCTGGTCTCCATTGAAGCAGGGTGAGCTTTTATCAGAACCAACAATCGCCGAAATCGCCGAAAAGCATAAGAAATCACCTGCACAAGTGATCCTGCGCTGGGATTTACAAAACGAAGTGGTAACGATTCCGAAATCGATCAAGGAACATCGCATTATTGAAAATGCAAATATCTTCGATTTCGAGCTTTCTGCCGACGATATGGACCGCCTGAACAGTTTGAATAAGAACGAGCGTGTAGGACCGGATCCGGATAATTTCGATTTTTAA
- a CDS encoding thioredoxin family protein produces the protein MIIKVLGPGCDKCQSLEKSINAAVKEAGVAAIVEKVEDRNEIEKYKVKSTPALVIDEKVVSAGRQLSVQEVKSLF, from the coding sequence ATGATCATTAAAGTATTGGGTCCTGGTTGCGATAAGTGCCAAAGTCTTGAAAAGAGTATAAATGCTGCTGTAAAGGAAGCGGGTGTTGCAGCGATCGTTGAAAAGGTGGAAGATCGAAATGAAATCGAAAAGTATAAAGTGAAGAGTACACCAGCTTTGGTGATTGATGAAAAAGTTGTTTCTGCAGGAAGGCAGTTGTCGGTACAGGAAGTGAAGAGTTTATTTTAA
- a CDS encoding DegV family protein, whose translation MTTLNEIAWVTDSTSGLSEEFIKNNHIYVVPLSIIFGEESYLEGVDITAEDFYPKLAASKVLPKTSQPAIGEFVELYQKLKEQYKHAIAIHASSALTGTYQSSVAASGMVDFKVDVIDSKIGSYPLGRMVEKGVELQKAGKSYSEIVSYLRTLPDKANLYMAPGSLEQLHKGGRLSTTQVIIGSLIKLKLIVRFDDGKVVLFDKIRTEKKVKERLFQILEEASGNIKEASVIHGNVGQLAEEWREELQQKYPDITFITTIFSPVPGTHTGQGTIGLAWINE comes from the coding sequence ATGACTACATTAAATGAGATTGCATGGGTAACCGACAGTACATCTGGACTTTCAGAAGAATTCATAAAAAATAACCATATATACGTTGTGCCTTTAAGTATTATTTTTGGTGAGGAATCATATTTGGAAGGTGTAGATATCACTGCCGAGGATTTCTATCCAAAGTTGGCAGCATCAAAGGTCCTTCCTAAAACATCGCAGCCTGCTATCGGGGAGTTTGTGGAACTATACCAGAAGCTTAAGGAGCAGTATAAGCATGCGATCGCGATCCACGCTTCGAGCGCTTTGACAGGAACTTATCAATCCTCCGTGGCAGCTTCAGGCATGGTAGATTTCAAAGTCGATGTTATTGACTCTAAAATTGGTTCCTACCCGTTAGGGCGCATGGTTGAAAAAGGTGTTGAACTTCAAAAGGCAGGAAAGTCGTATTCTGAAATTGTTTCCTATTTAAGAACGCTGCCTGACAAGGCCAATTTATATATGGCACCAGGCAGCCTAGAGCAGCTGCATAAAGGTGGCCGTTTATCTACCACTCAGGTGATTATCGGCAGCTTGATTAAATTAAAGCTGATTGTCAGGTTCGATGATGGCAAGGTAGTCCTTTTTGATAAAATCAGGACGGAAAAAAAGGTCAAGGAACGCCTGTTTCAAATTTTAGAGGAAGCTTCAGGCAATATTAAGGAAGCTAGTGTCATTCATGGAAATGTTGGTCAATTGGCAGAGGAATGGCGCGAGGAATTGCAACAAAAGTATCCGGATATCACTTTTATTACGACTATTTTCAGTCCTGTTCCTGGTACTCATACAGGGCAGGGAACAATCGGACTTGCCTGGATTAATGAATAG
- a CDS encoding Gfo/Idh/MocA family protein: protein MLKIGVIGLGDIAQKAYLPVFAEKSDVEFHLFTRDIAKLKNLAAKYRFSHIHLSLDELIESGVKGAFVHSATESHHEIVKQLLLAGIHVYVDKPIAYEYEKARELKELAEEKGLILMTGFNRRYAPAYKQLTELKEPNMVIMQKNRKALPGEIRHFILDDFIHVVDTLRFLFPYQIKQVNVTGKKSGAFLHHVVIQLQAEEGTAIGIMNRDSGVVEEKVEVFQSNQKRTAVNVSDLFVQENRAETRHGGSDWEPTLHKRGFEQIIFDFIQAVGSNTSPLITANDSLKTHEICEKIVLKLEGI, encoded by the coding sequence ATGTTGAAGATCGGAGTCATTGGCTTAGGGGATATTGCGCAAAAAGCCTATTTGCCTGTATTTGCAGAAAAGAGTGATGTTGAGTTTCACCTATTTACGCGTGATATTGCCAAGTTAAAAAATCTTGCGGCTAAGTATAGGTTTTCCCATATCCATCTAAGTCTGGATGAGCTCATTGAAAGCGGTGTTAAGGGAGCTTTTGTACATAGTGCAACCGAATCACATCATGAAATTGTAAAACAACTGCTGCTTGCTGGTATTCATGTGTATGTCGACAAGCCCATTGCCTATGAATATGAAAAAGCGAGAGAATTGAAAGAGCTAGCTGAGGAAAAAGGCTTGATATTAATGACCGGTTTTAACCGCAGATATGCTCCAGCATATAAACAGCTGACTGAGTTGAAAGAACCTAATATGGTCATCATGCAGAAAAACAGGAAGGCATTGCCCGGAGAAATACGTCATTTCATTCTCGATGATTTCATCCATGTTGTCGATACGCTAAGATTTTTGTTTCCATACCAAATCAAGCAAGTCAATGTGACCGGAAAGAAGAGTGGTGCGTTTTTGCATCATGTGGTAATCCAGCTGCAGGCAGAAGAGGGGACCGCAATCGGAATCATGAACCGTGACAGCGGCGTTGTCGAGGAAAAGGTAGAAGTATTTCAATCAAATCAAAAAAGAACGGCAGTGAATGTTTCAGACCTGTTCGTACAGGAGAATCGGGCTGAAACGAGACATGGAGGAAGTGACTGGGAGCCAACTCTTCACAAGCGTGGGTTCGAGCAAATAATTTTTGATTTCATCCAGGCGGTCGGCAGCAATACATCACCTTTAATAACGGCGAATGATTCACTGAAAACGCATGAGATATGTGAAAAAATCGTCCTCAAATTAGAGGGAATTTAA
- a CDS encoding NCS2 family permease yields MKNFFQFAERNTNYKQETLAGITTFLSMAYILVVNPLILSQAGMDKGAVFTATALSAIIGSLLIGLLANFPIGIAPSMGLNSFFTFTVSIGMGVKWEVALTGVFIAGVLFVILSLLKIREKIINVIPQDLKHAIAAGIGFFVAFIGLKNAGIIIGSEATFVSIGNLTSGPVLLALFGFIVSVIMMVRGISGGIFYGMVIATIVGIFTGLIEKPTAIVGSVPDISPTFGVVFNHLGDIFTPDVLAVIFTFLFVAFFDTAGALIAVASQAGLMKDNKIPNAGRALLADAGSAVAGAVLGTSTTASFVESSAGIAVGGRTGFTSVIIAACFSVAMLFSPILSVVTPEVTAPALIIVGALMATEISKINWNNLAVIIPAFVTIIMMPLTFSVATGIALGFILYPLMMLGMGKRREVHPIMYVLGFLFVGYFIYV; encoded by the coding sequence ATGAAAAACTTTTTTCAGTTTGCAGAACGAAATACAAATTATAAACAGGAAACACTCGCCGGAATCACGACGTTCTTGTCGATGGCTTACATTCTTGTCGTCAATCCGTTAATCCTTAGCCAGGCAGGCATGGATAAAGGAGCTGTTTTTACAGCTACAGCTCTTTCCGCGATTATTGGCTCACTGCTGATCGGCCTGCTGGCAAACTTCCCGATTGGAATCGCTCCAAGCATGGGCTTGAATTCATTTTTCACTTTCACCGTCAGCATCGGCATGGGAGTTAAATGGGAAGTCGCGCTAACTGGTGTGTTCATCGCGGGTGTCTTGTTCGTCATCCTAAGTCTTTTGAAGATCCGCGAAAAAATCATCAATGTCATCCCCCAGGATCTTAAGCATGCAATTGCTGCGGGGATTGGCTTCTTCGTCGCTTTCATCGGCTTGAAGAATGCGGGAATCATCATTGGCAGCGAAGCGACCTTTGTCTCAATCGGCAACCTGACATCAGGACCTGTCCTGCTTGCCTTGTTCGGCTTCATCGTCAGTGTGATCATGATGGTGCGCGGAATCAGCGGCGGCATTTTTTATGGAATGGTGATTGCAACAATCGTTGGCATTTTCACAGGCTTGATCGAAAAACCAACAGCAATCGTCGGATCTGTTCCAGACATATCACCTACATTCGGTGTCGTTTTCAACCATCTGGGAGATATCTTCACTCCAGATGTTCTTGCTGTTATTTTCACGTTCTTGTTTGTTGCTTTCTTTGATACTGCTGGCGCATTGATTGCGGTAGCCAGCCAGGCTGGCCTGATGAAGGACAATAAGATTCCGAATGCAGGGCGAGCACTTCTTGCGGACGCAGGGTCGGCTGTTGCTGGAGCTGTACTTGGCACCTCCACAACAGCGTCGTTCGTTGAATCATCAGCTGGCATCGCGGTCGGCGGGCGTACCGGATTCACTTCGGTGATCATCGCGGCTTGCTTCAGCGTGGCAATGCTCTTCTCTCCGATCCTATCAGTTGTCACACCGGAAGTTACCGCTCCAGCACTCATTATTGTTGGTGCATTGATGGCCACTGAAATCAGTAAAATAAACTGGAACAACCTTGCCGTGATTATCCCGGCATTTGTAACAATCATCATGATGCCCCTCACCTTCAGTGTCGCAACAGGGATCGCCCTTGGCTTCATTCTTTATCCATTGATGATGCTTGGCATGGGCAAGCGCAGAGAAGTTCACCCCATTATGTATGTTCTTGGCTTCTTGTTTGTTGGTTATTTTATTTATGTATAA
- a CDS encoding CBS domain-containing protein, whose protein sequence is MAVIQNEKNSERFEVAFNQIHQWLQRTARNETTDRYSELLRINYPRHSIIRKYYHDLKMYGRLRNSLVHDKIALDFYIAEPHEKVVEKIEMIASQVSDPKNALDIATRPVFYFKEDTSLVEVLKIIQKRAYSQFPVYDENGYRWLLTSNCIAQWLSSNLLEGGRTIDDVKISDLEYLHSKRFVEFAPKNSDIFSVEDTFEKYHLENRKLEAVLITENGKASERPIGIITPWDLVEIDALD, encoded by the coding sequence TTGGCTGTTATTCAAAATGAAAAAAATTCTGAGAGATTTGAAGTGGCGTTCAACCAGATTCATCAGTGGCTTCAGAGAACTGCAAGGAATGAGACGACTGATAGATATTCAGAACTGCTGCGGATCAATTATCCGAGGCATTCGATCATCCGCAAATATTATCATGACTTGAAGATGTATGGGCGCCTGCGGAACTCGCTTGTGCATGACAAAATCGCGCTTGATTTTTACATAGCTGAACCGCATGAAAAAGTGGTGGAGAAGATTGAAATGATTGCAAGCCAGGTATCTGATCCGAAGAATGCGCTGGATATTGCGACAAGGCCGGTTTTCTATTTCAAGGAAGATACAAGCTTGGTCGAGGTCTTGAAAATCATCCAGAAAAGAGCCTATTCCCAGTTTCCTGTCTATGATGAAAATGGATACAGGTGGTTGTTGACTTCAAATTGTATTGCCCAGTGGCTCTCGAGTAATTTGCTAGAGGGAGGCAGGACGATCGACGATGTAAAAATCAGTGATCTGGAGTATCTTCATTCAAAGAGATTTGTAGAGTTTGCACCGAAGAACTCGGATATATTCTCAGTAGAGGATACTTTTGAAAAATACCATCTTGAAAACAGGAAGCTGGAAGCAGTCTTAATTACTGAAAATGGTAAAGCCTCAGAGCGTCCGATCGGAATTATCACTCCCTGGGATCTGGTTGAAATCGACGCGCTCGATTAA
- a CDS encoding 4Fe-4S binding protein, producing the protein MEQRVVFNEETCKSCKLCVNACPTNVIYLADYLNEKGYRPAVVTDQENCISCGKCAQMCPDSVITVYRPEKVRKSV; encoded by the coding sequence GTGGAGCAGAGAGTTGTTTTTAACGAGGAGACTTGTAAATCATGCAAGCTGTGCGTGAATGCTTGTCCGACAAATGTGATTTATCTTGCTGATTACTTGAATGAAAAAGGCTACCGGCCGGCGGTTGTGACAGACCAGGAAAATTGCATCAGCTGCGGCAAGTGCGCGCAAATGTGTCCAGATTCAGTTATCACTGTCTATAGGCCAGAAAAGGTAAGGAAATCTGTTTAG
- a CDS encoding 3-methyl-2-oxobutanoate dehydrogenase subunit VorB — translation MGKVLMKGNEVIAEAAVHAGCKYFFGYPITPQSELVAYMARRLPEVGGLFLQAESEVAAINMVYGAAGTGVRVMTSSSSPGFSLKQEGISYLVGAELPALIVNVVRGGPGLGNIQPAQSDYFQVTKGGGHGDYHTPVLAPSTLQEIIDLTEAAFDIADQYRTPVILLGDGMLGQMMEPVEFKELSEREPVQKEWATTGTRGDGKPRIISSLELNADALEKKNELLQKKFAMIKQNEVRYETFEIEDADYIVTAYGTAARIAMNAINKARKDGLKIGMIRPITLWPFPEQPFIETRDRVKGYLSVEMSAGQMVEDVRLAVEGRAPVSFFGRTGGVVPTQEEIYDQIVKLAGGVEV, via the coding sequence ATGGGGAAAGTACTTATGAAGGGTAACGAGGTTATCGCGGAAGCTGCTGTCCATGCGGGCTGCAAGTATTTTTTCGGCTACCCGATCACGCCGCAGAGTGAGCTCGTTGCCTATATGGCCAGAAGGCTGCCCGAGGTTGGCGGGTTATTTTTACAGGCGGAAAGTGAAGTAGCAGCAATTAATATGGTGTATGGCGCGGCTGGAACCGGTGTGCGTGTTATGACATCATCATCGAGTCCAGGATTCAGCTTGAAGCAGGAAGGAATCTCATACCTGGTTGGGGCAGAACTGCCAGCCTTAATCGTGAATGTCGTTCGTGGAGGTCCTGGACTCGGAAATATCCAGCCGGCGCAATCGGACTATTTCCAGGTGACAAAAGGGGGAGGACATGGTGATTACCATACGCCTGTCCTTGCTCCATCGACGCTTCAGGAAATCATTGACCTGACAGAAGCGGCATTTGATATCGCTGATCAATACCGGACTCCGGTCATTTTACTTGGAGACGGCATGTTAGGACAGATGATGGAACCGGTTGAGTTCAAGGAATTGAGCGAAAGGGAGCCTGTACAAAAGGAATGGGCTACCACCGGAACAAGGGGCGATGGCAAACCAAGAATTATTTCCTCACTCGAATTGAATGCCGATGCACTTGAAAAGAAAAATGAACTTCTACAGAAAAAATTCGCTATGATTAAGCAAAATGAAGTAAGATACGAAACGTTTGAAATTGAAGATGCCGATTATATCGTAACTGCATACGGAACAGCAGCAAGGATTGCCATGAATGCAATTAATAAAGCGCGGAAAGACGGCCTGAAAATCGGGATGATTCGGCCGATTACGCTCTGGCCATTCCCCGAGCAGCCATTCATTGAAACCCGTGACAGGGTGAAGGGTTATCTATCTGTCGAAATGAGCGCGGGGCAGATGGTTGAGGACGTCAGACTGGCCGTCGAAGGCCGGGCCCCAGTTTCATTTTTTGGCCGTACCGGCGGGGTCGTCCCTACGCAGGAAGAAATTTACGATCAAATTGTCAAACTGGCAGGAGGTGTCGAGGTATGA
- a CDS encoding thiamine pyrophosphate-dependent enzyme, producing MTMKTVFEKTSGLTENQTHYCPGCTHGIIHRMVGEVLEEMGILEDTVGVASVGCSVLSYEYFNCDMTQAAHGRAPAVATGIKRVLPDRFVFTYQGDGDLASIGIAEAVHAAARGENITVIFVNNAIYGMTGGQMAPTTLIGQKTATTPFGRNASIQGLPIRVSEMLSTLDGTAYIERVSTHDVPNIIKAKKAIRKAFETQKQGLGFSMVEVLSSCPTNWGLDPNESLDWIKDNMVPAYPLGVYKEVPKGADR from the coding sequence ATGACAATGAAAACAGTGTTTGAGAAAACATCTGGATTGACTGAAAATCAGACGCACTATTGTCCCGGCTGTACGCACGGGATCATTCACAGGATGGTAGGCGAAGTGCTTGAGGAAATGGGAATCCTTGAGGATACAGTTGGAGTCGCTTCCGTCGGCTGCTCTGTGCTGTCTTATGAATATTTCAATTGTGATATGACCCAGGCAGCACATGGCAGGGCCCCGGCTGTCGCCACAGGCATCAAGCGTGTCCTGCCTGACCGATTTGTTTTTACCTACCAGGGAGATGGCGACCTTGCTTCAATAGGGATCGCCGAGGCAGTCCACGCTGCTGCTAGAGGAGAAAATATTACCGTTATTTTTGTGAATAATGCGATCTATGGAATGACTGGAGGACAAATGGCCCCGACTACATTGATTGGCCAGAAAACGGCGACGACTCCATTCGGTAGGAATGCGAGCATCCAGGGACTGCCTATCCGCGTGAGTGAGATGCTGTCAACTTTGGATGGAACAGCCTATATCGAACGAGTTTCGACACATGATGTACCAAACATCATCAAAGCGAAGAAAGCGATTCGCAAAGCATTTGAAACACAGAAGCAGGGACTTGGTTTCTCGATGGTCGAGGTTCTGTCCAGCTGCCCGACGAACTGGGGTCTTGACCCAAATGAATCACTGGATTGGATCAAGGACAATATGGTGCCTGCCTATCCTCTTGGCGTGTATAAGGAAGTACCAAAGGGGGCTGATAGGTGA
- a CDS encoding 2-oxoacid:acceptor oxidoreductase family protein: MEEILIAGFGGQGVMSMGQLIAYAGMNEGKFVSWLPSYGPEQRGGTANCAVVVSEEQVGSPLVSRPTTAIVLNNPSYEKFEPMVRAGGLLIVNASLISKASERTDIKILNIKATDQANELGNPKVANMVLLGAFLEETGILSDESILEALKKVLSQEKHSLLEVNRRALELGRSLSETTVL, from the coding sequence ATGGAGGAAATCTTGATAGCGGGGTTTGGTGGCCAGGGAGTCATGTCGATGGGCCAGTTGATTGCCTATGCTGGGATGAATGAAGGGAAGTTTGTATCATGGCTGCCATCCTACGGACCAGAGCAGCGCGGCGGTACCGCAAACTGTGCAGTCGTCGTCAGTGAAGAACAGGTGGGTTCACCTCTTGTTTCAAGGCCGACGACAGCGATTGTCCTTAATAACCCGTCATATGAAAAATTTGAACCGATGGTGAGGGCAGGGGGGCTACTGATTGTCAATGCCTCATTAATCTCGAAGGCATCAGAAAGAACAGATATAAAAATTCTAAATATCAAGGCTACCGACCAGGCGAACGAGCTTGGCAACCCGAAAGTCGCAAATATGGTCCTCCTTGGTGCCTTCCTGGAGGAAACGGGAATTCTATCCGATGAGTCTATATTGGAAGCATTGAAAAAAGTACTTTCCCAGGAAAAACACTCTTTATTAGAAGTCAATCGCCGAGCACTTGAACTTGGGCGGTCACTGTCTGAAACTACGGTGCTTTAG